The nucleotide sequence AACCCTAGCACAATTGATAAGGTCCTGTTCTTCCACTGGAAGCATATTGTGTGAAATGTTTACTTGGGGAATGAACTATTTATAGTTGTATGGCAGTCACAAAAATTAATAACTATATATCTGTTCCTACAAATGTGTCCCATTTAACAATATACTtcttaaaaaaaacattcactggTGTCCGCAAGCAGTAAATTAACTTTGTACAGCAGGCATTGTTCAGCCAGACTCAGCAGCCTTCACAAGCTCTTCTGCAACTTCAACAGCAATCAAAGCTGCAGCCTTTGCCTCTTCTGTTGCAGCAGCATTGGCTTCAGACTGAGCCTTAGAGAGGATGTCACGAGCGGAGGCAAGATCAAGATCCTCAACACCAGCTGCTTCCTCAGCCAAAATCTGGACTgtaaaagcaagaaaataacaatgaaaatacctTCCTTTCACATTCACTATATAATTCTTAATGAAGAATTGTATCTTATACCTTCcacaatatttaaaaataatgttGGCAAAAAGACATTTTGCACCACAAAATCTTACCTGACGAATCCTCATTAATGGTGACAATCCCAGAGCTCACAAAGAATTTCTTGGCAGAGCCATCACCTTCGAAAACTGTCATGACTCCAGGCTTCAGCACAGCCAGAGATGGTACGTGAGCAGGCAAGATACCAAAGCTTCCAGAAAATGAGGGGACATCTACTTGCCTAATATTTGCCGAGTTATAAAACACCTGTGAAGATAATATACAccaattagaaaagaaaagaaaatggaaaaaaaaaagaaaaaagtaaccaAATAAATATTCATGATTTAAATTTCAGCACTGCActtctatttttcttatatttccaaGAATTACATTAAATAGTTTACAATGACAAAACTTGGCAAGACTTAAATGAATCCAATACAAAAAGATGTAATgattaaaaattataaatttatttactcAGTAAACAATCCTGCCAATTAACGATTTACAAATAAACCTGgaacttaaataaaaaaaaaaaaaaaaaagtgttattacAAATCTTTTGCTTTTGAAGAGAAAAATTAGGGATGTACAATAGAAGCCTACCTGGTTCTGTGAAGCAAAGGTGAAGGCCATGGGTGCATCAGAGTATGCTCTGGCACCCATTCGGGGCACCTGACGCACCAGTGTAGAGGCCGCACGTgcaaacatcctgcaaaatttaAAAAGTTAAATTAAGTCCTGACCACTGTTGGCAAGATACGGACAGTAAATtagtgagaagagaaggagaaaaaaaatcaaaaggactTCAACTGCTCAACCGTAGTTCCACCCCATAATGACAGTACCTGAAATCTCTAGgtgtcactcatacacacaggaGAAATTATGTTAACACAATTCAGATTTAAGAAAGGTATTAGAACAGA is from Penaeus chinensis breed Huanghai No. 1 chromosome 36, ASM1920278v2, whole genome shotgun sequence and encodes:
- the LOC125045031 gene encoding ATP synthase subunit delta, mitochondrial-like; the protein is MFARAASTLVRQVPRMGARAYSDAPMAFTFASQNQVFYNSANIRQVDVPSFSGSFGILPAHVPSLAVLKPGVMTVFEGDGSAKKFFVSSGIVTINEDSSVQILAEEAAGVEDLDLASARDILSKAQSEANAAATEEAKAAALIAVEVAEELVKAAESG